A region of the Chitinophagaceae bacterium genome:
GATCTCATCCAGGTATGGTTTAATGGGTTGGGCCCCCAGCATTTCAATGGCAGCGCTGTCCATGGCGCTGGCATAAAAATCACCCACCCGTTTCATCAGGTCGTTCCTGCCGGGGTTGGCTGCTGCTTCTTCCAGCAGGCCTTTAAGTGCCTGGGAGCTTTCTTCAGCAAGCTTGTCAAAACTTCCCCATCTTATTTTTGAAGGCGGGATCGGTGTGTTCTTAATCCAGTTTCCGTTGGCGTATAAATAAAAGTTGTCGCCGGGTTTTACTGATAGGTCCATATTGGCGGGATCAATGAACTTACGGGCCTGTTGTGCTATGGATACCGGAGGTGCCACGAAAAAACCGGCCAGCACGAGTACAAATACAATTCGTTTCATAGATTTTCGATTTTTTGAGTGGATAAAATTAGGCAACCTTGTATAAACAGCCATACAAAATATGTTAGCGGTAAAAGGGGAGGACGGGCAGCGCCCGGTTAAAGTCGTATCGGCCCTTTTATGTATAAATCCGATTACCAAAAGCTATGATTCGTTAATTTTGTCTCTTATTCAACAGCCATTGTTACAACGAGCCCTTTTTTTTCTTTTACTGTGTTCTCCCGCTGCCTTGACTGCACAAAACACCAAACCCGATCCCGGAATTGTGATCGGCAATATCCTGGATGCGGATAACAGCAAGGCCATTGCAGGAGCCAGTATACGTATCATTCTTTTGTCCGATTCATCGGTCCAGCGCAGCCAGCCGAGCGGAAAGGATGGGGATTTCCTTTTCGACAAACTGCCGTTTGGATACTACCGCCTGCAGGTGAGTGCAACCGGGTATGCAAATCTTTCCCTTGACAGCATCAACATCCGGCAGGAGCGGTTCGATTTTGACCTGAATGATATCCGGCTGAATAAAAAAACATCTACCCTGGATGAAGTGGTGGTATATGCAGAGAAGCCACTGATCGAGAACAAGGACGGCAAACTCACATTCAATACAGGCGAATCGGCACTCAGTTCGGGGGCATCCACCACCGAACTGCTGAAGCAGACACCGCTGGTGAATGTTGATAACGACGGCAAGATCTTGTTGCGGGGGAAGGAAGTGAAAGTGCTGATCGATGATAAACCGGTGGAACTGGATTCAAAACAACTGCAGGATCTTTTGGAGAGCATGCCGGGCAGTATGATCGAAAAGATAGAAGTGATGACCACGCCGCCACCGCAGTACGCCAATGAACGGGGCGGGGTGATAAACATTGTTACCAGGAAGGGGAAGGTTGGGTTTAATGCACGGATAAATGTGAGTTATGGCACCCGGGGCGAAGCAGCCATCAGTGGCAACATGACCTACCGGAAGAATAAATTCACGCTTAATTTTTCAGCGGGATTTGGATACAATGAATACAAGGGCAACAGTTACAGTAACCGCCGGAATTTTTATACCGATTCATCTACCTATTTCAATACGGTTGGCAACAGCGGTAATAATAACCGGCGGCCAAACATACGGCTGAGTGTGGATTATGACCTGAACAAGCGGAACAGCCTGAATTTCACATCGCAGTACAACAGCAACAATTCTGCCAGTGAGAATGAGACCGGGTACAGCAACCTGAACCGGTTCTACGAAGTGTATAAACTGAGCAACCGTACCACCGGTACATCCAATGAGAGCTGGAATCCGAACTTCAATATTACCTATACCTATAAGGGAAAGAACCCGAAAGAGGTTTTAAGACTGATCGGCGGGTTGAACTACAATGCATACAATAATGAACGGGATTTTTACCAGCAGTACCTGAACTAATGTGCTGAACACCGCGTTTTACAAGAAACCGGAGAATATTTTTGTGAAGAATGAACTGCTGAGCAACGACTTTCTTTTTCACCAGACCATTTTCGGGTTGCGGGCATCTGTGCGGTATGATTTTATGCCCGACTTTTATATCAATGCCGGGTTGCAGGCAGAACATACCGTTACCAGTTTCGATATCAGGAACAGCAGTGAACGTTACCCGAATAATTACTGGTCGGCTTTGCCCTTTGGTACACTGATGAAAAAATGGACGAATGACGTGAGCATTACATTCAGCTATAAGCGGACCATTCAACGGCCCCGCCTGAATGAACTGAACCCAAGCACGGACTATGCGGATCCGTACAACACCCGTTCCGGCAACCCTTACCTGCAGCCTTATTATGCCGATAATTTTGACCTGATCTTTGGCAAGTGGAATAAACAGTACAACATCAATGCCTCGGTTGGATACAATGCCCTGCAGGATATTTACAGTTCAATAAGAACCCTGCTGCCCGACGGGAAGACCTTTACCACCTGGCAAAACATAAGCGGAAGAAAGGAGTACGAAGCCAGCATCTGGGGAGGTTATACTCTCAGCAAGAAAGCCAAGGCCAACCTGAGTTTTGGATATACGTACAATGTGTACAGCCTGTACGACCGGTCGGTACGGTATTTCCGCAATGGGGGTTCCTTTTACTCAACGCTGAACGGCACTTACCAGTTCACCGATGTTATGAATGCCAATGCAAGTTTTACATTCAACCGGTTTGCCAACCCGCAGGGAACGATACGAAATACACTGAGCATGAATGTTGGGGTTCAACGCAAGTTCTTCGCCAAACGGTTCATCATAACGGTCAACATCATTGATCCCTTCCGCCAGCAGCAGAACAGGAATTTTACGTACGGAAGTAATTTCAGCCTGGAGAGTTTCAGTACTACCAACACAAGGAACTACCGCATCGCCCTGAGCTATATCTTCAGGAAGAATCCTAAAAAATCGGGCAGGGAGGAACTGCTGAAGAAATTGCAGAAGAAATAACGGGAATTGTTTAACCGGTCTTTGCTGCAAGATCCAGTCGTTTGGCAAGCCAGCTGTCTTTTACCGGTATCAGCCATTTGTCCAGCAATTCTTTTTTGGTAAGAACCGTATTGTTGAAATACAGGGTTCCGGGCGTAACGAAGCCATTCCGAACCGCATAATCCAGTTGGTTAAGGGGGAGCAGCTGTACCTTGTCTTTAATAACAAAGGCCAGGCTCTGCCGGTCGAACATCTGTACCTGGAATTTTTCTTCAATGGCTTTGATGACATGAACAGAACTGTCGGTGCTGCAGCCGCCGACCGCAGTGTCTGATTCATCGGCCATGATCACGATGAACTGCCCGAAGAATAGATTGGCATATCCTTTCACCGGGGCGCCATGACTTTTCCAGCCGGCCACAAATTCATTCAGCATGTGTTCCATCTGGAGGGCTTCGCTGATAAAGAATAAACGACTGCTTTGATAGATCCACACCCGCGAGTTGTCGTTAAGATCAGTGGGTATGTGTGATTGAAAGTCTAAATTCATTATTCATTTTTAATTCTTCATTGATAAGGCTACGAGTTCCGCAATGTCCAGTACCTGCACTTCTTCCTCTTTGTTATTGTTCTTCACACCATCGGTCATCATGGTATTGCAGAAGGGGCAGGCAGCGGCGATCACAGAAGCACCGGTTTCCAGGGCTTCGTTGGTACGTTCAAAATTGATACGGGTGGTCCCTTTTTCTTCTTCCTTGAACATTTGTGCACCACCGGCACCGCAACAAAGGCCATTACTCCTGCATCGTTTCATTTCCACCAGGGAAGCATCCAGGGCTTCCAGTACCTTACGGGGCGCTTCATAAATATCATTGGCCCGGCCCAGGTAACAACTGTCGTGGTAAGTGATCTTTTTCCCTTTGTACGTTCCGCCTTCCGCCATTTTTATCTTGCCTTCATCGATCAGTTGCTGCAGGAAGCTGGCGTGATGGATCACTTCATAATTGCCTCCCAGTTCGGGGTATTCATTTTTCAGGGTATTAAAACAATGCGGGCAGGCCGTTACAATTTTCTTTACTCCATACCCGTTCAGGACCTGTATGTTCTGGTATGCCATCATCTGGAACATGAATTCGTTGCCTGCACGCCTGGCCGGGTCACCGGTACACATTTCTTCTTTTCCCAGGATGGCGTATCGGATGCCTACTTTATCCAGGATGCTCACAAATGCCCTGGTTATTTTTTGTGCCCGCTGGTCAAAACTTCCGGCACAGCCAACCCAGAATAATACTTCGGGGCTTTCGCCCTTTGCCATCATTTCGGCCATTGTTGGAACATGCATACAATAATTTTTATCAGGATTTGATGAATGCTGCAATATACTGCTTCTGCAAAAGTAAAATATTCTTTTTTGAACCACATAGGAACATAGAAGTTCAGGTTGGCACATGGTTGTATTCATATGTGTCCTGTATGGTTCAATGTATTTATATAACCCTGCCTGCTTCATTTTAAATATCTTTGTGCCAGTGAAGAATATCGTTCAGCGAATAACAAATTGGGAAGCCTGGCCCTTCAGGTTGCTTTATGCGCCCATCGCCCCCATGTGGGTCTGGTATATGATCCGTTCCGGTTCTGTATGGTTCTTTACACCCAGCAATCCAAAGATCACTTTCGGTGGTATGGATGGGGAACCCAAGAAGGAAATGTATGACCTGCTGCCCAAAGAAATGTACCCGGGAACTTTCAATGTCATGCCCCGGCTGCATTTTGATGAAGTGAAAGCATTGTTGCAGCAAAGCGGCATTCAATATCCCTTTGTTGTAAAACCCGAAGTGGGCTGCCAGGGCATCCTGTTCCGGAAGATCGATACGGAAGAAGAGTTGTTGCATTATCATTCCAGAATGCCGGTCGAATACATTATACAGGCGCTGGTAAGTTATCCAATGGAAGTAAGTGTGTTCTATGTCCGCCATCCGCTGCAAAAAAATGGAAGGGTAACCGGGTTCCTGCATAAGATCCCCCTGCAGGTCACCGGCAATGGAAAGGATACGCTGGAACAACTGGTCAAAAAACATCCCAAGGGGCATAAAAGGATGGGGGAGATGCACAGCAAACATAAGAACCGCTGGAATGATGTTATTCCTGCAGGAGAAAAGTATATGCTTAGTTATGCTGCCAATCATAACCGCGGCGCCCACTTTGTTGACCTGAAAGAGCATATTGATGAGAGGCTGGTGAGTATTTTTGATGATATCAGCCACCGCATCAATGATTTTTTTTATGGCCGGTACGACATCATGTGCACCAATGTGGAAGACCTGAAGAACGGAAAGAACTTCACCATACTGGAATACAACGGCTGCGGCGCAGAACCCAACCATTTTTATGATACCGGCTATACCTTGCCCGGGGCCTACAAAGAAATCCTGAAGCACTGGAAAGCGCTTTACGAAATATGTAAACACAACAGCCGGCAGGGAATAAAGCCCTGGCCTTTTCAAAAAGGAAGAAAATTCCTGGCGGAGATCAATGCCCATTTTAAAGTGATAAGGGCCGTTGATGCTGAGATGCAGTAATACCGGTATCAACCCTCAATGAACGCTTAGTAAATAGTGTACGCTGCATACCGGCCATGCTGCGTGATGGAAACGGGGATACCCGGTTCTTCTCCGATGTAATGTAAATAAGGGATGCCGTTCCTGTCTTTAATGACTGCTATCTTGTTTTTTTGTTTCCCGGAGATCACCGCATAATGGGAGACCAGTTTTTTATAAATGAATTCTTGCTGGCTCCTGTGATCATGCTGGGGGGCCCGGAAGCAACAACCTGTGAAAGGAACTTTGACTGCCCCGGCAGGCCTGGCTATGCTGTAAATATATTTTTTGGAAGAGTGGGTAACTGTATGGTAAGTGATATTACCGGTCTCCACCATTCCTGCTGATCCGTTCAAAACCGTGCAGTTGAATCTTAGCGGGGCAAAAAACCGTCCGCCGTATTGCCGGGTGTAAATTTTGTAAGCGCTTTCTTTCATGCTCCAGAGCTTCCAGACCATTTCATCGGGGGATGCAGTTTCCCGGATATACCGTTGTTCCTGAGGCGTAAATACTTTTTCTAAAAAACCTTTCCGCTTCCAGTTGCTTTCGGCAGCCGCTGTGGCCATATCTACGATATCATTGCCGGTCATTTCTCACTGAGTTTGGCGGTTATGATCTCCATGGCTGCTTTTACGGTGAGCATTTTTTCCATCGACTCATTGTCGATGATGATGTCAAAAGCCGTTTCAATATCCAGGATCACATCCACCAGGTTGGCAGAATTGATCTTGAGGTCCTTCAGGAAGTCGGAGTTTTCATGTAGGTTCTTAAATCCTTCCTGGTCCTTTACATAGGGCTTAACGATCTCTTTCAGCGATCCTATTAATTCTTCATTGGTCATCC
Encoded here:
- a CDS encoding TonB-dependent receptor; the encoded protein is MTAQNTKPDPGIVIGNILDADNSKAIAGASIRIILLSDSSVQRSQPSGKDGDFLFDKLPFGYYRLQVSATGYANLSLDSINIRQERFDFDLNDIRLNKKTSTLDEVVVYAEKPLIENKDGKLTFNTGESALSSGASTTELLKQTPLVNVDNDGKILLRGKEVKVLIDDKPVELDSKQLQDLLESMPGSMIEKIEVMTTPPPQYANERGGVINIVTRKGKVGFNARINVSYGTRGEAAISGNMTYRKNKFTLNFSAGFGYNEYKGNSYSNRRNFYTDSSTYFNTVGNSGNNNRRPNIRLSVDYDLNKRNSLNFTSQYNSNNSASENETGYSNLNRFYEVYKLSNRTTGTSNESWNPNFNITYTYKGKNPKEVLRLIGGLNYNAYNNERDFYQQYLN
- a CDS encoding TonB-dependent receptor family protein is translated as MLNTAFYKKPENIFVKNELLSNDFLFHQTIFGLRASVRYDFMPDFYINAGLQAEHTVTSFDIRNSSERYPNNYWSALPFGTLMKKWTNDVSITFSYKRTIQRPRLNELNPSTDYADPYNTRSGNPYLQPYYADNFDLIFGKWNKQYNINASVGYNALQDIYSSIRTLLPDGKTFTTWQNISGRKEYEASIWGGYTLSKKAKANLSFGYTYNVYSLYDRSVRYFRNGGSFYSTLNGTYQFTDVMNANASFTFNRFANPQGTIRNTLSMNVGVQRKFFAKRFIITVNIIDPFRQQQNRNFTYGSNFSLESFSTTNTRNYRIALSYIFRKNPKKSGREELLKKLQKK
- a CDS encoding (Fe-S)-binding protein encodes the protein MHVPTMAEMMAKGESPEVLFWVGCAGSFDQRAQKITRAFVSILDKVGIRYAILGKEEMCTGDPARRAGNEFMFQMMAYQNIQVLNGYGVKKIVTACPHCFNTLKNEYPELGGNYEVIHHASFLQQLIDEGKIKMAEGGTYKGKKITYHDSCYLGRANDIYEAPRKVLEALDASLVEMKRCRSNGLCCGAGGAQMFKEEEKGTTRINFERTNEALETGASVIAAACPFCNTMMTDGVKNNNKEEEVQVLDIAELVALSMKN
- a CDS encoding 4-phosphopantetheinyl transferase family protein, translated to MTGNDIVDMATAAAESNWKRKGFLEKVFTPQEQRYIRETASPDEMVWKLWSMKESAYKIYTRQYGGRFFAPLRFNCTVLNGSAGMVETGNITYHTVTHSSKKYIYSIARPAGAVKVPFTGCCFRAPQHDHRSQQEFIYKKLVSHYAVISGKQKNKIAVIKDRNGIPYLHYIGEEPGIPVSITQHGRYAAYTIY
- a CDS encoding acyl carrier protein, which encodes MTNEELIGSLKEIVKPYVKDQEGFKNLHENSDFLKDLKINSANLVDVILDIETAFDIIIDNESMEKMLTVKAAMEIITAKLSEK